A single genomic interval of Ramlibacter sp. harbors:
- a CDS encoding ketoacyl-ACP synthase III, whose translation MRRYSRITGTGSYLPPRRVTNADLAAELAGRGVETSDEWIVARTGIQARHFAAPDVTCSDLGVEAARHALQAAGVAASDIDLIIVATSTPDMVFPSAACILQNKLGVAGCAAFDVQAVCSGFVYALTVADAMIQTGAANKALVIGAEVFSRILDFTDRTTCVLFGDGAGAVVLEASETPGILASDLHADGKHVGILCVPGTVSGGQVLGDPLLKMDGQAVFKLAVGVLEDAARATLAKAGKTDADIDWLIPHQANIRIMQSTAKKLKLPLDKLIVTVDQHGNTSAASIPLALDASVRGGKIKQGDTLMLEGVGGGFTWGAVLLDF comes from the coding sequence GCCGATCTGGCGGCCGAGCTGGCGGGCCGGGGTGTGGAAACTTCCGATGAGTGGATCGTCGCGCGAACCGGCATCCAGGCCCGCCATTTCGCGGCCCCTGACGTGACCTGCAGCGACCTGGGCGTGGAAGCCGCGCGCCATGCCTTGCAGGCGGCCGGTGTTGCTGCTTCCGACATCGACCTGATCATCGTCGCCACCTCCACGCCGGACATGGTCTTCCCCTCGGCGGCCTGCATCCTGCAGAACAAGCTTGGCGTGGCTGGCTGCGCCGCCTTCGATGTGCAGGCAGTGTGCAGCGGCTTTGTCTATGCGCTGACGGTGGCGGATGCCATGATCCAGACCGGCGCGGCCAACAAGGCGCTGGTGATCGGGGCCGAAGTGTTCTCGCGTATCCTTGATTTCACGGACCGGACCACCTGCGTGCTGTTCGGCGACGGCGCCGGCGCGGTGGTGCTGGAGGCTTCCGAGACCCCGGGCATCCTGGCCAGCGACCTGCATGCCGATGGCAAGCACGTGGGCATCCTCTGCGTGCCGGGCACGGTGTCGGGCGGCCAGGTGCTGGGCGACCCGCTGCTCAAGATGGATGGCCAGGCGGTCTTCAAGCTGGCGGTGGGCGTGCTGGAAGATGCGGCGCGCGCCACGCTGGCCAAGGCCGGCAAGACCGACGCCGACATCGACTGGCTGATTCCCCACCAGGCCAACATCCGCATCATGCAGAGCACGGCCAAAAAGCTCAAATTGCCGCTGGACAAGCTCATCGTCACGGTCGACCAGCATGGCAACACCTCGGCCGCGTCGATTCCGCTGGCGCTGGACGCATCGGTGCGCGGCGGCAAGATCAAACAGGGCGATACGCTCATGCTTGAAGGCGTGGGCGGTGGCTTCACCTGGGGCGCGGTTCTGCTGGACTTCTAG
- the fabD gene encoding ACP S-malonyltransferase, which produces MTSFAFVFPGQGSQAVGMLDAWGDHPAVADTLREATDALGQDVAQLIREGPKETLALTTNTQPVMLVAGVAAWRAWRAEGGAEPAVLAGHSLGEYSALVASGVLTLAQAAPLVRFRAQAMQDAVPVGTGAMAAILGMDAARVVEGCAETVRTFGPNTAEVVEAVNFNDPLQTVIAGSKAAVEKACEILKANGAKRALPLPVSAPFHSSLMKPAADKLRDKLASVTFAAPRIPVINNIAVAVETEPDRVRAALYEQAFGPVRWVECVQAIKARGITTLVECGPGKVLAGMVKRIDAELTGLSIFDPASLESVKGQLP; this is translated from the coding sequence ATGACTTCTTTTGCATTTGTATTTCCCGGGCAGGGCTCACAGGCTGTCGGCATGCTGGACGCCTGGGGCGACCATCCCGCCGTGGCCGACACCCTGCGCGAGGCGACTGACGCGCTCGGCCAGGATGTGGCGCAGCTGATCCGGGAGGGCCCCAAGGAAACGCTCGCGCTCACGACCAACACGCAACCGGTCATGCTGGTGGCGGGTGTGGCCGCCTGGCGGGCCTGGCGGGCCGAGGGCGGCGCCGAGCCGGCGGTGCTCGCGGGACACTCCTTGGGTGAATATTCAGCGCTGGTGGCGTCGGGGGTGTTGACGCTGGCGCAGGCGGCACCGCTGGTGCGCTTCCGGGCCCAGGCCATGCAGGACGCCGTGCCGGTAGGCACCGGCGCGATGGCGGCCATCCTCGGCATGGACGCCGCGCGCGTGGTCGAGGGCTGCGCCGAGACGGTGCGGACTTTCGGCCCCAACACCGCGGAAGTGGTGGAAGCCGTGAACTTCAACGACCCCCTGCAAACCGTGATTGCGGGCAGCAAGGCCGCGGTGGAAAAGGCCTGCGAGATTCTCAAGGCCAACGGCGCCAAGCGGGCCTTGCCCCTGCCGGTGTCCGCGCCTTTCCACTCCAGCCTCATGAAGCCCGCTGCGGACAAGCTCAGGGACAAGCTCGCATCGGTCACCTTCGCGGCCCCGCGGATTCCGGTGATCAACAACATTGCGGTGGCCGTTGAAACCGAGCCGGACCGCGTCCGCGCTGCCCTGTATGAACAGGCTTTCGGGCCGGTCCGTTGGGTGGAGTGTGTCCAGGCCATCAAGGCACGGGGCATCACGACACTGGTCGAATGTGGTCCCGGCAAGGTGCTGGCCGGCATGGTCAAGCGGATTGATGCGGAACTCACGGGGCTGTCGATCTTCGACCCGGCCTCCCTCGAAAGCGTCAAAGGACAACTGCCATGA
- the fabG gene encoding 3-oxoacyl-ACP reductase FabG: MSEINLQGQVALVTGASRGIGAAIALELARQGLKVVGTATTDAGAAQIGTALSAFQGCQGARLDVNDGAAAEALVDGIVKAQGGLQVLVNNAGITRDMLAMRLKDDDWDAVLDTNLKAVFRMSRAVMRTMMKQRYGRIINITSVVGASGNPGQANYAAAKAGVAGMTRALARELGSRGVTVNCVAPGFIETDMTAGLPEEQQKALLGQIPLGHLGKPADIAHAVAWLASPRAGYVTGQEIHVNGGMYMA, from the coding sequence ATGAGCGAAATCAACCTGCAGGGTCAGGTGGCGCTGGTCACCGGGGCCTCCCGCGGCATTGGCGCGGCCATTGCCCTGGAACTGGCCCGCCAGGGCCTGAAGGTGGTGGGCACGGCGACCACCGACGCCGGTGCGGCTCAGATCGGCACGGCGCTGTCCGCGTTCCAAGGCTGCCAGGGCGCCCGGCTCGACGTCAATGACGGTGCGGCGGCCGAGGCCCTTGTGGATGGCATTGTCAAGGCGCAAGGCGGCCTGCAGGTGCTGGTCAACAATGCGGGCATCACGCGTGACATGCTGGCGATGCGGCTGAAGGACGACGACTGGGATGCGGTGCTGGACACCAACCTCAAGGCGGTTTTCCGCATGAGCCGCGCGGTGATGCGCACCATGATGAAGCAGCGCTACGGGCGCATCATCAACATCACCAGCGTGGTCGGCGCTTCCGGCAATCCGGGGCAGGCCAACTACGCGGCGGCCAAGGCCGGCGTGGCGGGCATGACGCGGGCGCTGGCGCGCGAGCTCGGCAGCCGGGGCGTCACGGTCAATTGCGTGGCGCCGGGCTTCATCGAAACCGACATGACCGCGGGCCTGCCCGAGGAGCAGCAGAAAGCCCTGCTGGGCCAGATTCCACTCGGGCACCTGGGCAAACCCGCCGACATCGCGCATGCCGTGGCCTGGCTGGCGTCGCCGCGCGCGGGCTATGTCACGGGGCAGGAAATCCACGTCAACGGTGGCATGTACATGGCCTGA
- the acpP gene encoding acyl carrier protein, with product MSDIESRVKKIIAEQLGVEESQVTNEKAFVADLGADSLDTVELVMALEDEFGIEIPDEDAEKITTVQNAIDYANTHQKA from the coding sequence ATGAGCGATATCGAATCACGAGTCAAAAAAATCATTGCCGAGCAACTGGGTGTGGAAGAGTCCCAAGTCACCAACGAGAAAGCCTTCGTGGCCGATCTGGGTGCGGACTCGCTGGACACCGTGGAACTGGTGATGGCACTGGAAGACGAGTTCGGCATTGAAATCCCCGATGAGGACGCCGAGAAGATCACCACCGTCCAGAACGCGATCGACTACGCGAACACCCACCAGAAGGCCTGA
- the fabF gene encoding beta-ketoacyl-ACP synthase II yields MSRRRVVVTGLGCVSPVGNTVAESWNNLLAGKPGIDLITQFDASNLACKFAGEVKGFNIGDYISDKEARHMDRFIHLGLAAACQAIADSGLPTGDALHDELSTRIGVNIGSGIGGLPMIEDMHSELVNRGPRRISPFFVPASIINMISGQVSIKYRFKGPNIAVVTACTTGLHAIGLSARMIESGDADVMVAGGAESCVSPLGVGGFAAARALSVRNDDPRTASRPWDKDRDGFVLGEGGGVLVLEEYEHARARGAKIYAEVAGFGMSADAFHMTAPDVDGPRRSMVAALKNAGVNADQVDYLNAHGTSTPLGDLNETNAIKAALGDHAKKTVVNSTKSMTGHLLGGAGGIESVFTVLAIHEQKSPPTINIFNQDPECDLDYCANTARDLKIDVAVKNNFGFGGTNGTLVFKRVA; encoded by the coding sequence ATGAGTCGCCGTCGTGTCGTTGTGACGGGTCTGGGCTGCGTGAGCCCGGTGGGCAACACGGTCGCTGAATCGTGGAACAACCTGCTGGCCGGTAAGCCCGGCATTGACCTCATCACCCAGTTTGATGCCAGCAACCTGGCCTGCAAGTTCGCTGGCGAGGTCAAGGGTTTCAATATCGGAGACTACATCTCCGACAAGGAAGCCCGGCACATGGACCGGTTCATCCACCTGGGGCTGGCGGCTGCCTGCCAGGCCATCGCCGACAGTGGCCTGCCCACGGGTGATGCCCTGCACGACGAACTGTCCACGCGGATCGGCGTGAACATCGGCTCGGGCATCGGCGGGCTGCCGATGATCGAGGACATGCATTCCGAACTGGTGAACCGCGGCCCCCGTCGCATCTCGCCGTTCTTTGTCCCGGCCTCCATCATCAACATGATCTCGGGGCAGGTGTCGATCAAGTACCGCTTCAAGGGGCCGAACATCGCGGTCGTCACGGCCTGCACCACCGGGCTGCACGCCATCGGGCTGTCGGCCCGCATGATCGAGAGCGGCGACGCGGACGTGATGGTGGCGGGCGGCGCTGAATCCTGTGTTTCGCCTCTGGGCGTCGGGGGCTTTGCCGCCGCGCGCGCGCTGTCGGTGCGCAATGACGACCCCAGGACCGCGTCGCGCCCCTGGGACAAGGACCGCGACGGCTTTGTCCTGGGTGAAGGCGGCGGCGTGCTGGTGCTGGAGGAATACGAGCATGCCAGGGCTCGCGGCGCGAAGATCTATGCGGAAGTCGCCGGCTTTGGCATGAGCGCCGATGCGTTCCACATGACCGCGCCCGACGTGGACGGCCCGCGCCGCTCCATGGTGGCCGCGCTGAAAAATGCCGGTGTCAATGCCGACCAGGTGGACTATCTCAATGCGCACGGTACCTCGACGCCGCTGGGCGACCTGAACGAAACCAATGCCATCAAGGCAGCGCTCGGCGACCATGCCAAGAAGACCGTGGTGAACTCCACCAAGTCCATGACCGGCCACCTGCTGGGCGGCGCTGGCGGCATCGAGTCGGTGTTCACGGTGCTGGCGATCCACGAGCAGAAGAGTCCGCCAACCATCAACATCTTCAATCAGGACCCGGAGTGCGATCTGGACTACTGCGCCAACACCGCGCGCGACCTGAAAATTGACGTGGCCGTCAAGAACAACTTCGGCTTTGGCGGTACCAACGGCACGCTGGTGTTCAAGCGCGTCGCCTGA
- the rpoE gene encoding RNA polymerase sigma factor RpoE, with protein MTTTPDDSGATTPAETDLMLVERTVAGDQRAYELLVIKYQRRIERLIGRMVRDVDLVEDIAQETFIRAYRALAQFRGEAQFYTWLYRIAVNTAKKALVDLKRNPLISHSAMRGGEDDDETYAGENELTTSETPETVLAAKEIAATVNAAMEALPEELRQAVTLREIEGLSYEEISEVMGCPIGTVRSRIFRAREAISAKVKPLLENQSGKRW; from the coding sequence GTGACGACAACCCCGGACGACAGCGGGGCCACGACGCCCGCCGAAACCGACCTGATGCTGGTCGAGCGCACGGTGGCGGGCGATCAGCGGGCCTATGAACTGCTGGTGATCAAGTACCAGCGGCGCATCGAGCGGCTGATCGGGCGCATGGTGCGCGATGTCGACCTGGTCGAAGACATCGCCCAGGAGACCTTCATCCGGGCCTACCGGGCCCTGGCCCAGTTCCGTGGGGAAGCCCAGTTCTACACCTGGCTGTACCGGATCGCGGTCAATACCGCCAAGAAGGCGCTGGTGGACCTCAAGCGCAATCCGCTGATCTCCCACAGCGCGATGCGCGGCGGCGAGGACGACGATGAAACTTATGCGGGTGAAAACGAACTAACCACCTCCGAGACTCCCGAAACAGTGCTGGCCGCCAAGGAAATCGCCGCCACGGTCAACGCGGCCATGGAGGCGCTGCCCGAGGAACTGAGGCAGGCGGTCACGCTGCGCGAGATCGAAGGCCTGAGCTATGAAGAGATTTCTGAAGTGATGGGTTGCCCGATTGGCACGGTCCGGTCCCGGATTTTCCGGGCGCGGGAGGCCATTTCGGCCAAGGTGAAGCCCCTGCTGGAAAACCAGTCGGGCAAGCGGTGGTGA
- a CDS encoding sigma-E factor negative regulatory protein → MDNRPDTDDMISALADGQLRGQDFAQAVAQLSVSAQARATWHAYHVIGDVLRSPELAPVSSPAAFMSRLQASLQNETVSPANVVAIESIAASGRPARTTSQFGTEAQAANASTFRWKLLAGVASLAAVAAVTWGVAGGGVGQAGAGAQLAQAPAAQPSAAQPPMVLAGNERQAMIRDPRLDELLAAHRQAGGASALQMPAGFLRNATFEGPGR, encoded by the coding sequence ATGGACAACAGACCTGACACAGACGACATGATTTCGGCGCTGGCCGACGGACAACTGCGGGGCCAGGATTTTGCCCAGGCGGTGGCGCAGCTGTCGGTCAGCGCTCAGGCCCGGGCCACCTGGCATGCCTACCACGTGATTGGCGATGTGCTGCGCTCGCCTGAACTGGCGCCCGTGTCGTCGCCCGCCGCCTTCATGAGCCGCCTGCAGGCCAGCCTGCAAAACGAAACCGTGTCGCCCGCCAATGTGGTTGCTATCGAAAGCATAGCTGCCAGTGGCCGCCCGGCAAGGACTACCAGTCAATTTGGCACTGAAGCGCAGGCTGCCAATGCGTCCACGTTCCGCTGGAAGCTGCTGGCCGGTGTGGCGTCGCTGGCCGCGGTCGCGGCCGTGACCTGGGGCGTGGCCGGCGGCGGCGTGGGCCAGGCCGGGGCGGGGGCCCAACTGGCGCAGGCGCCAGCAGCCCAGCCGTCCGCGGCCCAGCCACCGATGGTGCTGGCAGGCAATGAGCGCCAGGCCATGATCCGCGACCCGCGCCTGGACGAATTGCTTGCGGCGCACCGCCAGGCTGGTGGCGCTTCGGCGCTTCAGATGCCGGCCGGCTTCCTGCGCAACGCCACCTTTGAAGGGCCCGGCCGCTGA